The Miltoncostaea oceani genome includes a region encoding these proteins:
- a CDS encoding complex I subunit 4 family protein gives MSIIVLLPLLGALSLLAVPAGPGGVVQARIHAILAAGGTLVLVAILVGLFDRDRGDLQYVDHQSWVAQAGLSWDVGVDGISLWLIVLTAVIFAIAIGAACARLPERPRGYLAMLLLAETGLLGLFAAGHLVLFYVFWEAMLIPFYFLIAMWGGEGRRRATHLFVIYTMVGSLLMLVSILATAFVARDITGQFTFTIRDLEGVTFTDTQSTWLFLGFALAFAIKLPLWPFHAWLPVAYRAAPILVTGLLAAVMSKAGVYGFLRIGVPVFPEGADRLAVPIGALAVIGIAYGSLLAWRAPTMRMLVAYSSLAHLGFIVLGIIALDVQASQGAVLQMVNHGVVVAAAFAIVAVINRAAPDDRIDGIGGLAAGAPRLTGIFLIVTMASLAIPGSNSFAGEFLILTGVFRQHVWLAVLACLGIAYAAVYMLRLYQSTMNGPVRGGRGADAELRARDLAVILPLVAVMLVIALWPRGIVDATTPSVERALAPAQIAADRPEDQIRFQPPANPPADALPLPGDETPDAAAEATP, from the coding sequence GTGTCGATCATCGTCCTGCTGCCCCTGCTGGGGGCCCTCTCCCTGCTCGCCGTGCCCGCCGGGCCCGGCGGCGTCGTCCAGGCCCGCATCCACGCGATCCTCGCGGCCGGCGGCACCCTGGTGCTCGTCGCGATCCTCGTCGGCCTGTTCGACCGCGACCGCGGCGACCTCCAGTACGTGGACCACCAGAGCTGGGTCGCACAGGCCGGCCTGTCGTGGGACGTCGGCGTCGACGGCATCTCGCTGTGGCTGATCGTCCTCACCGCCGTGATCTTCGCGATCGCGATCGGCGCCGCCTGCGCCCGACTCCCCGAGCGGCCCCGCGGCTACCTCGCGATGCTGCTGCTCGCCGAGACCGGCCTCCTCGGCCTCTTCGCCGCCGGCCACCTGGTGCTGTTCTACGTCTTCTGGGAGGCGATGCTGATCCCGTTCTACTTCCTCATCGCCATGTGGGGCGGCGAGGGACGGCGACGGGCGACCCACCTGTTCGTGATCTACACGATGGTCGGCTCCCTGCTGATGCTCGTGTCGATCCTGGCCACGGCCTTCGTGGCCCGCGACATCACCGGCCAGTTCACGTTCACCATCCGCGACCTCGAGGGCGTCACCTTCACGGACACCCAGAGCACCTGGCTGTTCCTCGGCTTCGCCCTCGCCTTCGCGATCAAGCTCCCCCTCTGGCCGTTCCACGCGTGGCTGCCGGTGGCCTACCGTGCCGCGCCGATCCTGGTGACCGGCCTGCTCGCCGCCGTGATGAGCAAGGCCGGCGTCTACGGCTTCCTGCGCATCGGCGTCCCCGTCTTCCCCGAGGGCGCCGACCGGCTCGCCGTCCCGATCGGGGCGCTCGCCGTCATCGGCATCGCCTATGGCTCGCTGCTCGCGTGGCGGGCGCCGACGATGCGGATGCTCGTGGCGTACTCCAGCCTCGCCCACCTCGGCTTCATCGTCCTCGGGATCATCGCCCTCGACGTCCAGGCCTCCCAGGGCGCGGTGCTGCAGATGGTCAACCACGGTGTCGTGGTGGCCGCCGCCTTCGCGATCGTCGCCGTCATCAACCGCGCCGCCCCCGACGACCGGATCGACGGCATCGGCGGCCTCGCGGCCGGCGCCCCCCGGCTCACCGGGATCTTCCTGATCGTGACGATGGCGTCCCTCGCGATCCCCGGCTCCAACTCCTTCGCGGGCGAGTTCCTGATCCTGACGGGCGTCTTCCGCCAGCACGTCTGGCTGGCCGTGCTCGCCTGCCTCGGCATCGCCTACGCGGCCGTCTACATGCTGCGGCTCTACCAGAGCACCATGAACGGCCCCGTCCGCGGCGGCCGCGGCGCCGACGCGGAGCTGCGGGCCCGGGACCTCGCCGTGATCCTGCCCCTCGTCGCCGTGATGCTCGTCATCGCCCTGTGGCCGCGGGGGATCGTGGACGCCACCACGCCGAGCGTCGAGCGCGCCCTCGCCCCCGCCCAGATCGCCGCCGACCGCCCGGAGGACCAGATCCGCTTCCAGCCCCCGGCCAACCCCCCGGCCGACGCCCTGCCGCTCCCCGGTGACGAGACGCCCGACGCCGCCGCGGAGGCGACGCCGTGA
- the nuoL gene encoding NADH-quinone oxidoreductase subunit L — MIAALAWIVLGLPLLGCIVLSVWPGEPDRRITRAIGVGMPAVAFALTVVVFATLLGRDAEDRGEVTTLWTWVRSAGLDIDLALLVDPLSVMMMLVITGVGTLIVLYSTEYMEHDRDYRRFFAEMNFFLFAMLLLVEAANFFFLIVGWGLVGLASYLLIGYYHDRPSAVAAAKKAFVINVVGDIGMVLAAFLLVRELGTLDYLEVFATAPEGLGQGSGVAEAVAVLLFVGAAAKSAQIPLHTWLPDAMEGPTPVSALIHAATMVTAGVYMIVRTNVLYELAPYAGDLVAITGAVTLFVAATIALVQEDIKRVLAWSTVSQIGYMIMAAGLGLYGGAMFHFLTHAFFKALLFLGVGIAIHALAGEQSLDRMGGLRRHLRLTHVVVLIGCLSIAGIPPFSGFFSKDEILAQALEAGTLGVVLSIVGMIAAGMTAFYMFRLFFRAFWGPEPEGGYPHAPHNPSWIMSAPVVILAGLASVAGLLQVPGAWHLVDDWLEPDLFADPGIEATTSGELIVSVVSVVLALGAIALAWWVFVADPGRRTRLLPVPGVRALLQDQYRFDDAIEDVVVQPGRDLGDVLTTRVERYGVQGGVEGVVAGLIQSARGLSVLQTGLIRAYAFAMIAGVAILGAVLALAVR; from the coding sequence GTGATCGCCGCACTCGCCTGGATCGTCCTCGGCCTGCCCCTGCTCGGCTGCATCGTGCTGTCGGTGTGGCCCGGGGAGCCCGACCGCCGCATCACCCGCGCCATCGGCGTCGGCATGCCGGCCGTCGCGTTCGCCCTGACCGTCGTCGTCTTCGCGACGCTGCTCGGCCGCGACGCCGAGGACCGCGGCGAGGTCACGACGCTGTGGACGTGGGTCCGGTCCGCCGGCCTCGACATCGACCTCGCGCTGCTCGTCGACCCCCTCTCGGTGATGATGATGCTGGTCATCACCGGCGTCGGCACGCTGATCGTCCTCTACTCCACCGAGTACATGGAGCACGACCGCGACTACCGGCGCTTCTTCGCGGAGATGAACTTCTTCCTCTTCGCGATGCTGCTCCTCGTCGAGGCCGCGAACTTCTTCTTCCTGATCGTCGGCTGGGGCCTCGTCGGCCTCGCCTCGTACCTCCTGATCGGCTACTACCACGACCGCCCGTCGGCCGTCGCCGCCGCCAAGAAGGCGTTCGTGATCAACGTCGTCGGCGACATCGGGATGGTCCTCGCCGCGTTCCTGCTGGTGCGCGAGCTCGGCACCCTCGACTACCTCGAGGTGTTCGCCACCGCGCCCGAGGGGCTCGGCCAGGGCTCCGGCGTCGCGGAGGCCGTCGCGGTGCTGCTGTTCGTCGGCGCCGCCGCGAAGAGCGCCCAGATCCCCCTCCACACCTGGCTGCCCGACGCCATGGAGGGCCCCACGCCCGTCAGCGCGCTCATCCACGCCGCGACGATGGTCACCGCCGGCGTCTACATGATCGTCCGCACCAACGTGCTCTACGAGCTGGCGCCGTACGCGGGCGACCTCGTGGCGATCACCGGCGCCGTCACCCTCTTCGTGGCCGCGACCATCGCGCTCGTCCAGGAGGACATCAAGCGCGTCCTCGCGTGGAGCACGGTCTCCCAGATCGGCTACATGATCATGGCCGCGGGGCTCGGGCTGTACGGCGGGGCGATGTTCCACTTCCTGACCCACGCCTTCTTCAAGGCCCTGCTGTTCCTCGGCGTCGGCATCGCGATCCACGCGCTCGCCGGCGAGCAGAGCCTCGACCGCATGGGCGGCCTGCGGAGGCACCTGCGCCTCACCCACGTTGTCGTGCTGATCGGCTGCCTCTCGATCGCCGGCATCCCGCCGTTCTCGGGCTTCTTCAGCAAGGACGAGATCCTCGCGCAGGCCCTCGAGGCCGGGACGCTCGGGGTGGTGCTCTCGATCGTCGGGATGATCGCCGCCGGGATGACCGCCTTCTACATGTTCCGCCTGTTCTTCCGGGCGTTCTGGGGCCCCGAGCCGGAGGGCGGCTACCCGCACGCCCCCCACAACCCGTCGTGGATCATGTCCGCGCCGGTCGTGATCCTCGCGGGCCTCGCCTCCGTCGCCGGCCTGCTGCAGGTGCCGGGCGCCTGGCACCTCGTGGACGACTGGCTCGAGCCCGACCTCTTCGCCGATCCCGGCATCGAGGCGACCACGTCCGGGGAGCTCATCGTCAGCGTCGTCTCCGTGGTGCTCGCGCTCGGCGCGATCGCCCTCGCCTGGTGGGTCTTCGTCGCCGACCCCGGCCGGCGCACCCGCCTGCTCCCCGTCCCCGGCGTCCGCGCCCTGCTGCAGGACCAGTACCGGTTCGACGACGCCATCGAGGACGTCGTGGTGCAGCCCGGCCGCGACCTCGGTGACGTGCTCACCACCCGCGTGGAGCGCTACGGCGTCCAAGGCGGGGTGGAGGGCGTCGTCGCCGGCCTGATCCAGTCGGCCCGCGGGCTCTCCGTGCTGCAGACCGGCCTGATCCGGGCCTACGCCTTCGCGATGATCGCGGGCGTCGCGATCCTCGGCGCCGTCCTCGCACTGGCGGTCCGCTGA
- a CDS encoding 2Fe-2S iron-sulfur cluster-binding protein produces MADYAPVDLTLEGQVEFELNGRRVTAPAGTMLVDAAYAHGVEVPIFCYEPRLGPPVGACRMCLVEVEGMRGLQTACSTPVQPDMVVRTQSELARDGQDGVLEFLLQNHPLDCPVCDKGGECPLQDRTFRFGPARTRFIEPKRHFPKPLDLSSVIALDRERCISCWRCVRFSQDVAEDKALIMEDRGAGSEIATFTGDSYEGRFTGNVIDLCPVGALTSIPYRFVARPWDIQNAPSVCGHDATGANVELTSREGRVARVTGRPDPNYAVEEGWISDLSRFAFTGNDAPDRLREPLIRDGDRVRPTALDAAVDAAALVLGRAERVGILVGPSATVEEGFLAQELAGGALAGAVVQRLGIPGDGLEALRSMPSAQLGDIDGAGLVVLVGGDPANQQPIVELRLRKARRRGTAIVTVGPRPHALEGLGTSVRSAPGALRAAIEELELPEAEGVVVLWDEADLAAEPDAAGALARRVASLGADQIELGADVNGAGLRALGLGAGEVLAAARRGEIDCLLTIHADPLDGPGGADWGWALGRVRTRVALASYASSLTDTATVVLPAATHYETEGVLVSMNGRAQRLRPGATPPDGAAPGWELLIALAHRLGAPPPYRTAAHAFAAAASARPALAGLSHDALGVTGVPLPAPAAAVSPNGHNGPREASGTGLPLVPTVRIFGNVAAYRAEALAAVRTGADLTLHPDEGRRLGLADGAMARLRSPHGECVLPVRLDAAHPTGAAFVAAGVPGAGVERLMPADRGPVRVEIGVA; encoded by the coding sequence GTGGCTGACTACGCGCCCGTCGATCTCACCCTCGAGGGTCAGGTCGAGTTCGAGCTGAACGGCCGCCGGGTGACCGCGCCCGCCGGGACGATGCTGGTCGACGCCGCGTACGCGCACGGCGTCGAGGTGCCGATCTTCTGCTACGAGCCCCGCCTCGGCCCGCCGGTCGGCGCCTGCCGCATGTGCCTCGTCGAGGTCGAGGGGATGCGCGGTCTGCAGACCGCCTGCTCCACCCCCGTCCAGCCGGACATGGTCGTGCGGACGCAGTCCGAGCTCGCGCGGGACGGCCAGGACGGCGTCCTCGAGTTCCTGCTGCAGAACCACCCGCTCGACTGCCCCGTCTGCGACAAGGGCGGCGAGTGCCCCCTGCAGGACCGGACCTTCCGGTTCGGCCCGGCCCGCACCCGGTTCATCGAGCCGAAGCGCCACTTCCCGAAGCCGCTCGACCTGTCGTCGGTGATCGCGCTCGACCGCGAGCGCTGCATCTCATGCTGGCGGTGCGTGCGGTTCAGCCAGGACGTCGCCGAGGACAAGGCGCTGATCATGGAGGACCGGGGCGCCGGCTCCGAGATCGCGACGTTCACGGGAGACAGCTACGAGGGCCGCTTCACCGGCAACGTCATCGACCTCTGCCCGGTCGGCGCGCTGACGAGCATCCCCTACCGCTTCGTCGCCCGGCCCTGGGACATCCAGAACGCCCCGTCGGTGTGCGGTCACGACGCCACCGGCGCCAACGTCGAGCTCACCTCCCGCGAGGGCCGCGTCGCCCGCGTCACGGGCCGCCCCGACCCGAACTACGCGGTCGAGGAGGGCTGGATCTCCGACCTGTCGCGGTTCGCCTTCACCGGCAACGACGCCCCCGACCGCCTCCGCGAGCCCCTGATCCGCGACGGGGATCGCGTGCGCCCCACCGCGCTCGACGCCGCGGTCGACGCCGCCGCCCTCGTGCTGGGCCGTGCAGAGCGCGTCGGGATCCTCGTCGGTCCCTCCGCCACCGTCGAGGAGGGCTTCCTGGCACAGGAGCTCGCCGGGGGCGCCCTGGCGGGCGCCGTCGTGCAGCGCCTCGGCATCCCCGGCGACGGCCTCGAGGCCCTGCGGTCGATGCCGTCCGCCCAGCTCGGCGACATCGACGGCGCCGGCCTGGTCGTGCTCGTCGGCGGCGACCCCGCCAACCAGCAGCCGATCGTCGAGCTGCGGCTCCGCAAGGCGCGCCGCCGCGGCACCGCCATCGTCACCGTCGGGCCCCGGCCCCACGCCCTGGAGGGCCTCGGCACCTCCGTCCGCTCCGCGCCGGGCGCGCTGCGCGCCGCGATCGAGGAGCTGGAGCTCCCCGAGGCCGAGGGCGTCGTCGTGCTGTGGGACGAGGCCGACCTGGCCGCCGAGCCCGACGCCGCGGGGGCGCTCGCCCGCCGCGTCGCCTCCCTGGGCGCCGACCAGATCGAGCTCGGCGCCGACGTCAACGGCGCCGGCCTGCGGGCCCTCGGCCTCGGGGCCGGCGAGGTGCTCGCCGCCGCCCGCCGCGGCGAGATCGACTGCCTCCTCACGATCCACGCCGACCCGCTCGACGGCCCCGGCGGCGCCGACTGGGGCTGGGCGCTCGGACGGGTGCGCACCCGCGTCGCGCTCGCCTCCTACGCGTCGTCCCTCACCGACACCGCGACCGTGGTGCTGCCGGCGGCGACGCACTACGAGACCGAGGGCGTCCTCGTCTCGATGAACGGCCGCGCGCAGCGCCTGCGCCCCGGCGCCACGCCGCCCGACGGCGCCGCCCCCGGCTGGGAGCTGCTGATCGCCCTCGCCCACCGCCTCGGCGCGCCGCCGCCCTACCGGACCGCCGCGCACGCGTTCGCGGCCGCCGCGTCCGCCCGCCCCGCGCTCGCGGGCCTCAGCCACGACGCCCTCGGCGTCACGGGCGTCCCGCTGCCCGCCCCCGCCGCGGCCGTCTCGCCGAACGGCCACAACGGGCCCCGCGAGGCGTCCGGCACCGGCCTGCCGCTGGTGCCCACCGTCCGGATCTTCGGCAACGTCGCGGCGTACCGGGCGGAGGCGCTCGCCGCCGTCCGCACCGGCGCCGACCTCACCCTCCACCCGGACGAGGGCCGGCGCCTCGGCCTGGCCGACGGCGCGATGGCCCGCCTGCGCTCCCCCCACGGCGAGTGCGTGCTGCCCGTCCGCCTCGACGCGGCCCACCCCACGGGCGCCGCCTTCGTCGCCGCGGGCGTGCCCGGGGCCGGGGTCGAGCGCCTGATGCCGGCCGACCGCGGCCCGGTGCGCGTCGAGATCGGGGTCGCGTAG
- the nuoF gene encoding NADH-quinone oxidoreductase subunit NuoF, which produces MPQRNVIYRQREAGRPLTDLSDYRRAGGYEAMRKVMTEMDRDEAVYAFVRSGLRGRGGAGFPMGRKASFIPKDSPLPAYVVCNADESEPGTFKDRELIETNPFQLLEGITIAGYAIGAVRGYIYIRGEYEHQARVLDSAIAQARAAGMLGTGLMGTAFDFDITLYRGAGAYICGEETALLESLEGKRGQPRLKPPFPAVAGLYASPTLINNVETLAALPPIIENGPDWYAAMGTEKSTGTKVFSISGHVMKPGNYEIVLHDTTLRELVFDIAGGMRPGREFKAAWVGGSSVNVVGEEALDTPLDYEALAEAGSSLGSAGCIVMDDSGSIVRSTLRLASFYRHESCGKCTPCREGTLWLERILQRIVDGEGRMEDLELIESLAGRMGGRVLCALADTGILPVRSAIRRFRDEFVHAIENGGDPRPEPMMEVAVGG; this is translated from the coding sequence ATGCCCCAGCGCAACGTCATCTACCGCCAGCGTGAGGCGGGCAGGCCCCTCACGGACCTGTCCGACTACCGCCGTGCGGGTGGCTACGAGGCCATGCGGAAGGTCATGACGGAGATGGACCGCGACGAGGCCGTCTACGCCTTCGTCCGCTCCGGCCTGCGCGGCCGCGGCGGGGCCGGCTTCCCCATGGGCCGCAAGGCCAGCTTCATCCCGAAGGACTCGCCCCTCCCCGCCTACGTCGTGTGCAACGCCGACGAGAGCGAGCCCGGGACCTTCAAGGACCGCGAGCTGATCGAGACGAACCCCTTCCAGCTGCTCGAGGGGATCACGATCGCGGGGTACGCGATCGGCGCGGTGCGCGGCTACATCTACATCCGCGGCGAGTACGAGCACCAGGCCCGCGTCCTCGACTCCGCGATCGCCCAGGCGCGCGCCGCCGGGATGCTCGGCACCGGCCTCATGGGGACGGCGTTCGACTTCGACATCACCCTCTACCGCGGCGCCGGCGCCTACATCTGCGGCGAGGAGACGGCCCTGCTGGAGAGCCTGGAGGGCAAGCGCGGCCAGCCGCGCCTGAAGCCGCCGTTCCCGGCCGTCGCCGGCCTCTACGCGTCGCCGACGCTGATCAACAACGTCGAGACGCTGGCGGCGCTGCCGCCGATCATCGAGAACGGCCCCGACTGGTACGCCGCGATGGGCACCGAGAAGAGCACCGGCACCAAGGTGTTCTCGATCTCGGGCCACGTCATGAAGCCGGGCAACTACGAGATCGTCCTGCACGACACGACGCTCCGGGAGCTGGTCTTCGACATCGCCGGCGGCATGCGCCCCGGGCGCGAGTTCAAGGCGGCGTGGGTCGGCGGGTCGAGCGTCAACGTCGTCGGCGAGGAGGCCCTCGACACGCCGCTCGACTACGAGGCGCTCGCCGAGGCCGGCAGCTCCCTCGGGTCGGCCGGCTGCATCGTGATGGACGACTCCGGCTCCATCGTGCGCTCCACCCTGCGCCTCGCCTCGTTCTACCGCCACGAGTCGTGCGGCAAGTGCACGCCGTGCCGCGAGGGGACGCTCTGGCTGGAGCGGATCCTGCAGCGGATCGTGGACGGCGAGGGCCGCATGGAGGACCTCGAGCTGATCGAGTCGCTCGCCGGCCGGATGGGTGGCCGCGTGCTCTGCGCCCTCGCCGACACCGGCATCCTGCCGGTGCGCAGCGCCATCCGGCGCTTCCGCGACGAGTTCGTGCACGCCATCGAGAACGGCGGCGATCCGCGGCCGGAGCCCATGATGGAGGTGGCCGTCGGTGGCTGA
- the nuoH gene encoding NADH-quinone oxidoreductase subunit NuoH: MDEAFLVVLIKAAIVVFVLITAFAYTLLWERKLLGRFQARYGPNRAGPIGYLQPLADVVKLIFKEDFVPRGANRLLFQIAPMISVFAAVAAVAVIPFGDPIEVFGHDVALVGADLNIGVLFLFALSGLGFYGLILGGWASGNKYSLLGAARTAAQLVSYEVAMGLSIIGVIMMAQSLSLVDIVNAQRDAVWYVLVQPLGFAIFLVAAVAETNRAPFDMPEAESELVAGYHTEYGGLKFAMFFLAEYINMIIISALGATLFLGGFAGPWLPGVVWLAIKIAAMLFLFIWLRATLPRLRYDRLMKLGWKVLLPLATLNLVVTAIVVALGFAN, translated from the coding sequence GTGGACGAGGCCTTCCTCGTCGTCCTGATCAAGGCCGCGATCGTCGTCTTCGTCCTGATCACGGCGTTCGCGTACACGCTGCTGTGGGAGCGGAAGCTGCTCGGGCGCTTCCAGGCCCGGTACGGACCGAACCGCGCCGGCCCGATCGGCTACCTGCAGCCGCTCGCCGACGTCGTGAAGCTGATCTTCAAGGAGGACTTCGTCCCCCGCGGGGCCAACCGGCTCCTCTTCCAGATCGCCCCGATGATCTCGGTGTTCGCCGCCGTCGCGGCCGTCGCCGTGATCCCGTTCGGCGACCCGATCGAGGTGTTCGGGCACGACGTCGCCCTCGTCGGCGCCGACCTCAACATCGGCGTCCTCTTCCTGTTCGCCCTCTCCGGGCTCGGCTTCTACGGCCTGATCCTCGGCGGGTGGGCGAGCGGCAACAAGTACAGCCTCCTCGGCGCGGCCCGCACCGCGGCGCAGCTCGTCTCGTACGAGGTCGCCATGGGCCTGTCGATCATCGGCGTGATCATGATGGCCCAGAGCCTCTCGCTCGTGGACATCGTCAACGCCCAGCGCGACGCCGTCTGGTACGTCCTCGTGCAGCCGCTCGGCTTCGCGATCTTCCTGGTCGCCGCCGTCGCCGAGACGAACCGCGCCCCGTTCGACATGCCGGAGGCCGAGTCCGAGCTCGTCGCCGGCTACCACACCGAGTACGGCGGCCTGAAGTTCGCCATGTTCTTCCTGGCCGAGTACATCAACATGATCATCATCTCGGCGCTCGGCGCGACGCTCTTCCTGGGCGGCTTCGCCGGCCCGTGGCTGCCGGGCGTGGTGTGGCTCGCGATCAAGATCGCGGCGATGCTCTTCCTGTTCATCTGGCTGCGCGCGACGCTGCCCCGCCTGCGGTACGACCGCCTCATGAAGCTCGGCTGGAAGGTCCTGCTGCCGCTCGCGACGCTGAACCTCGTGGTGACCGCCATCGTGGTCGCCCTCGGATTCGCCAACTGA
- the nuoK gene encoding NADH-quinone oxidoreductase subunit NuoK, translating to MNAANPEGVPLVAYLAVSGGLFLLGLLGVMIRRNPLLLLLAVELMLNSANLALVGFSRYWDNTDGQVFALFVMVVAAAEVVIGLGLVVAVFRQRMALDVDQMSTMKG from the coding sequence ATGAACGCCGCCAACCCCGAGGGCGTTCCCCTCGTCGCGTACCTCGCGGTCTCCGGGGGCCTCTTCCTGCTGGGGCTGCTCGGCGTGATGATCCGCCGCAACCCCCTCCTGCTGCTCCTGGCCGTGGAGCTGATGCTCAACTCGGCCAACCTCGCCCTCGTCGGCTTCAGCCGGTACTGGGACAACACGGACGGCCAGGTCTTCGCGCTCTTCGTGATGGTGGTGGCCGCCGCCGAGGTCGTGATCGGCCTCGGGCTGGTCGTCGCCGTCTTCCGCCAGCGCATGGCGCTCGACGTCGACCAGATGTCCACGATGAAGGGCTGA
- the nuoI gene encoding NADH-quinone oxidoreductase subunit NuoI gives MGLDDQLKGFAVTFRQMLRKPETIGYPEKKTPVFPRFRGRHRLWTHDNGLEKCVGCSLCVAACPADCIRVVAEENTPEHRVSSGERYARIYEINMARCIFCGYCEIACPFDAITLENEYEMSERTRTDLLYTKDMLLAPHPKPVPVRSEIP, from the coding sequence ATGGGACTCGACGACCAGCTCAAGGGCTTCGCGGTCACGTTCCGCCAGATGCTCCGCAAGCCGGAGACCATCGGCTACCCCGAGAAGAAGACGCCGGTCTTCCCGCGGTTCCGCGGCCGCCACCGCCTGTGGACGCACGACAACGGCCTCGAGAAGTGCGTCGGGTGCTCCCTCTGCGTCGCCGCCTGCCCCGCCGACTGCATCCGCGTCGTCGCCGAGGAGAACACGCCGGAGCACCGCGTCTCGTCGGGTGAGCGGTACGCCCGCATCTACGAGATCAACATGGCCCGCTGCATCTTCTGCGGCTACTGCGAGATCGCGTGCCCCTTCGACGCGATCACGCTCGAGAACGAGTACGAGATGTCGGAGCGCACGCGCACCGACCTGCTCTACACCAAGGACATGCTCCTCGCGCCGCACCCCAAGCCGGTGCCCGTCCGCTCGGAGATCCCCTAG
- a CDS encoding NAD(P)H-dependent oxidoreductase subunit E: MTADEIRGHIDPIRHEYGDGKSLILPALKFAQTEKGHLTREDLEAVAEATGYSPAYVESVASFYDRIYLRPTGERVVSVCVTLSCMLRGADELFEHLCDHEGVSHHGGTSEDGAITIQEAQCLGYCDRAPCVQVDAEETQGPLSPADGAALLDQLRSSPRPERLWR, encoded by the coding sequence GTGACCGCCGACGAGATCCGGGGCCACATCGACCCCATCCGCCACGAGTACGGCGACGGGAAGTCGCTCATCCTCCCCGCGCTGAAGTTCGCCCAGACCGAGAAGGGCCACCTCACGCGCGAGGACCTCGAGGCCGTCGCCGAGGCGACCGGGTACTCGCCCGCCTACGTCGAGAGCGTCGCCTCGTTCTACGACCGCATCTACCTCCGCCCCACGGGCGAGCGGGTCGTGTCGGTCTGCGTGACGCTGTCCTGCATGCTCCGCGGCGCGGACGAGCTCTTCGAGCACCTCTGCGACCACGAGGGCGTCTCCCACCACGGGGGCACCAGCGAGGACGGCGCGATCACCATCCAGGAGGCCCAGTGCCTGGGCTACTGCGACCGCGCGCCCTGCGTGCAGGTCGACGCGGAGGAGACCCAGGGGCCGCTGTCGCCCGCCGACGGCGCGGCCCTGCTCGACCAGCTCCGCAGCAGCCCCCGGCCCGAGCGTCTCTGGAGATAG
- a CDS encoding NADH-quinone oxidoreductase subunit J family protein, whose translation MGERIVFTIAAASALASGTLVITLKGPFRATVALIGTLLSVAVLFLLLLAPFVAAIQVIVYAGAIVVLFLFVIAYLGERPVAEIGDRLGRYAVFAWLAVIALAVQGTVVLLTTDLPGINDDPAPVGDIGSPEAIGRSFIDTYLVAFEATSLALLVAAMGAVMLAKRAVRSEGGR comes from the coding sequence GTGGGTGAGCGCATCGTCTTCACGATCGCGGCCGCCTCGGCGCTCGCGTCGGGCACGCTCGTGATCACCCTGAAGGGCCCCTTCCGCGCGACGGTCGCGCTGATCGGCACCCTCCTGTCGGTGGCGGTGCTGTTCCTGCTGCTGCTCGCGCCCTTCGTCGCGGCGATCCAGGTGATCGTCTACGCCGGCGCCATCGTCGTGCTCTTCCTCTTCGTGATCGCGTACCTCGGGGAGAGGCCGGTGGCCGAGATCGGCGACCGCCTCGGCAGGTACGCCGTCTTCGCGTGGCTCGCGGTGATCGCCCTGGCCGTCCAGGGGACCGTCGTGCTGCTCACCACCGACCTCCCGGGGATCAACGACGACCCCGCGCCCGTCGGCGACATCGGCAGCCCCGAGGCGATCGGGCGCTCCTTCATCGACACGTACCTCGTCGCCTTCGAGGCGACGTCCCTCGCCCTGCTCGTCGCGGCGATGGGCGCCGTGATGCTCGCCAAGCGGGCCGTGCGCTCGGAGGGCGGCCGATGA